The DNA segment GTCTCGAGCACCTCGGCGTGCATCGTCTCGTCGCGGTCCTCGTTCCCGGTCGCGGCACGGGTCGCATCCACGATGATCTCGCCGGAGGCCTCGCCGGACTCGGTATCGAACCGGATCGTGCCCGAAGTCAGCACCATCGTCCCATGCACCTCGTGAAAGGTCGTGCCGAGCGTGAAAGTGACGGCGCTCGCGGCCGGGTCGAGCCGGACGGCGCGTTCCGCCGCCAGGGCCGGCAGCGCGACCGCCGCGCAGAGGATCAGGGTCAGCAGGTTGAGCAGGCGATGCATGGCAGGAGCTCCTGTCGGCGATGCCGAAATGGCGAATCGTCACCGGTCGGATCCGCATGCCGGTTCGATGCCATCGTGCCACCGCCGTATGACAGCCCCATGAACGGGGAGAAACCGGCGCCCGTCCCCCTGCCTTGCGGTCGCGCCCTCAGTTCACCGGTTCGAAACGGCCCTGGAAGAAACGCAGGGTGGGGGGCTCGTGGACGAACCTCAAGCCGCCGATCGAGTCGCGGCGCTGGTAGAGGCGGACGATGCCGTCGGCCACCGCGCGCAGGTGGTCGTCGGAGTAGACCCGGCGCGGCAGCGTCAGCCGCACCAGCTCCAGGGCCGGTCGGTAGTTCGCACCCGTCTTCGGGTCGCGGCCCTTGGAGACGTTGCCGCGCTCCATCGCCCGCACGCCGGTCTCGACGTAGATCTCGCCCGCCAGCCGCTGCGCCGGGTAGAGGT comes from the Thermoanaerobaculia bacterium genome and includes:
- a CDS encoding YceI family protein — encoded protein: MHRLLNLLTLILCAAVALPALAAERAVRLDPAASAVTFTLGTTFHEVHGTMVLTSGTIRFDTESGEASGEIIVDATRAATGNEDRDETMHAEVLETARFPTIVFRARRVEGVVADPGKSELRIVGVMSLHGADHPMTISTTVESADGKVRGELAFPIPYVEWGLHDPSFLVARAAKTVDILVRAEGTWEE